In the Cydia fagiglandana chromosome 14, ilCydFagi1.1, whole genome shotgun sequence genome, one interval contains:
- the LOC134670511 gene encoding carboxypeptidase B-like, whose product MKAKMNKVLLVLCLAFCSVLAKNEIYDGHALYQIDLKTEEQGSFFAELEHHLNLDVWTHGGQGNPATVLVPKAARSLLQNALEAAGIGYRLVVENVKEELDLEEKLLSEAAAKSNRTSRLGLSFDTIHRYAAVDAYLVELASRYPNLVTVVSAGRSFEGRDIKYLKISTTNFQDRSKPIVYMQSLLHAREWVTLPATLYAIEKLVIDIQEQDLLHNIDWIILPIANPDGYEFTHTSNRYWRKNRATGYMIGNWCSGVDLNRNFGFQWSEASSASVCAETFHGSSAFSEPEAAIIRDITLAYGDRIELFLDIHSFGSWMLYGYGNGQLPPNGLIIHMVGVRMAQAIDAVKWPSNRNYVVGNSALLLYPASGTTSDYAQSLGIPLAYTYELPAYRNNYNTLNGFLVDPDFIEQAGFETWQGIKEGARYAADSYRARYKK is encoded by the exons ATGAAGGCCAAAATGAATAAAGTCCTATTGGTATTGTGTTTGGCCTTCTGTTCTGTTTTGGCCAAGAACGAAATTTATGATGG CCACGCTCTCTATCAAATTGATCTTAAAACCGAAGAGCAAGGATCTTTCTTTGCCGAGTTGGAGCATCATCTGAATCTGGACGTCTGGACCCATGGTGGCCAGGGTAACCCTGCAACTGTTTTGGTACCGAAGGCAGCTCGGTCTCTGCTGCAGAACGCCTTAGAAGCTGCTGGAATTGGCTACAGACTTGTGGTAGAGAATGTTAAAGA GGAATTAGACTTGGAAGAGAAACTATTGTCTGAAGCGGCAGCTAAGAGCAACAGGACTAGTAGACTTGGCCTATCCTTTGACACAATCCACAGATATGCTGCT gttgACGCTTACCTAGTCGAGCTTGCAAGTAGGTATCCTAATCTCGTGACAGTGGTGTCTGCAGGAAGAAGCTTTGAGGGTCGTGATATCAAATATTTGAAGATCTCCACTACAAACTTCCAG GACCGTAGCAAACCCATAGTCTACATGCAATCTCTGCTCCATGCTCGTGAATGGGTCACACTGCCTGCTACTCTATACGCTATTGAGAAACTGGTGATTGACATTCAGGAGCAGGATCTTCTGCATAACATTGACTGGATTATCCTGCCTATCGCCAATCCTGATGGATATGAGTTTACCCATACGAGC AATCGTTATTGGCGCAAGAACCGTGCAACCGGCTACATGATCGGAAACTGGTGCTCCGGTGTCGATCTGAACCGGAACTTCGGCTTCCAATGGTCCGAAGCATCCAGTGCCTCCGTATGCGCAGAAACTTTCCACGGCAGCAGCGCCTTCTCCGAACCTGAGGCGGCCATCATCAGGGATATTACTTTGGCTTATGGCGACAGGATTGAGCTGTTCTTAGACATCCATAGCTTTGGAAGCTGGATGCTGTATGGCTACGGTAACGGTCAACTGCCCCCGAATGGATTAATCATACATATGGTTGGCGTTAGGATGGCTCAAGCTATTGATGCCGTCAAATGGCCATCGAACAGAAACTACGTAGTTGGAAACAGTGCTTTACTCCTATATCCCGCTTCTGGTACTACTTCAGATTATGCCCAGTCTCTTGGCATTCCTCTAGCTTATACCTATGAGCTGCCAGCTTATCGGAATAATTACAATACGCTGAACGGTTTTCTGGTTGATCCTGATTTTATAGAGCAGGCTGGATTTGAGACTTGGCAGGGTATCAAGGAAGGAGCCAGATACGCGGCCGACAGTTATAGGGCGaggtataagaaataa
- the LOC134670629 gene encoding carboxypeptidase B-like, which translates to MRLLAVVLLFALAYAKHEKYEGWKSYYVGPASAEQLKALGPFLDQYSVDVLSHPIVQREGVVLVAPKHQAGFTKALEDLAIDYKVHAENVKAALDYDDTLIAAKKARDFMRNGGKNLPYDNYQTLEAIDAYVIDIAARFPDTVTLVNPANSFEGRPIYYLKISTTNFQDERKPVIFIDGGIHAREWVSPPSVTWMIHKLTEDVTEPDLLENFDWIILPVVNPDGYAYTFSSDRFWRKTRSTDSHAWSFLCPGVDGNRNYDFFWGTVGTSSSPCGDTYGGSHAFSEIETRVVRDLLHEYLHRMALYLTMHSYGSMILYGWGHDGSLSPNALALHTVGVNMATAIDGRKLPNFPNYIVGNAVLVLWYGASGASEDYAHLIGVPLSYTYELPGLQGGFEGFHLDPIYIEQVARETWEGIVVGARRAGELFR; encoded by the exons ATGAGGTTACTGGCCGTGGTTCTGTTGTTCGCTTTGGCGTATGCCAAGCACGAGAAATATGAGGG ATGGAAGTCCTACTACGTGGGACCAGCGTCCGCTGAACAGCTGAAGGCCCTCGGACCTTTCCTCGACCAGTACTCCGTCGATGTCCTGAGTCACCCCATCGTCCAACGCGAGGGCGTTGTTCTGGTGGCTCCGAAACATCAGGCCGGCTTCACCAAGGCTTTAGAAGACTTGGCTATCGACTACAAGGTGCATGCTGAGAATGTTAAAGC TGCCTTGGACTACGACGATACGCTGATTGCGGCTAAGAAGGCACGCGACTTCATGAGGAATGGCGGAAAAAATCTACCTTATGACAACTATCAGACTCTAGAAGCG aTCGACGCTTACGTCATTGACATCGCAGCTCGTTTCCCTGATACCGTCACCTTGGTCAACCCTGCAAATTCCTTCGAAGGCCGCCCCATCTACTACCTGAAGATTTCCACCACAAACTTCCAAGATGAGAGGAAACCCGTGATCTTCATTGATGGCGGTATCCATGCCAGGGAGTGGGTCTCCCCACCTTCAGTTACCTGGATGATTCATAAGTTGACTGAAGACGTGACTGAGCCTGATCTTCTGGAGAACTTTGACTGGATCATCTTGCCTGTGGTCAATCCTGACGGATATGCTTACACCTTCTCATCG GACCGTTTCTGGCGCAAAACTCGCTCAACTGACAGCCACGCCTGGAGCTTCTTATGTCCTGGAGTAGACGGCAACCGCAACTATGACTTCTTCTGGGGCACCGTTGGCACCAGCTCCTCACCTTGCGGAGACACATACGGCGGGAGCCACGCCTTCTCCGAGATCGAAACCAGAGTAGTCAGAGACCTGCTTCACGAATACCTTCACCGCATGGCTTTGTACTTGACCATGCATAGTTACGGTAGCATGATCCTCTACGGATGGGGTCATGATGGATCTCTATCTCCTAACGCTTTAGCTCTTCATACTGTTGGTGTCAATATGGCTACCGCTATCGATGGCCGTAAACTGCCTAACTTCCCTAACTATATCGTCGGCAACGCAGTCTTGGTGCTGTGGTATGGCGCGTCTGGTGCCTCTGAGGATTATGCGCATCTGATCGGTGTCCCGTTGTCTTACACTTATGAGCTGCCAGGTCTCCAGGGTGGTTTCGAAGGATTCCACTTGGATCCTATCTACATCGAGCAGGTCGCCCGCGAGACGTGGGAGGGTATTGTCGTGGGAGCCAGGAGAGCAGGAGAGTTGTTTAGATGa